The Lathyrus oleraceus cultivar Zhongwan6 chromosome 5, CAAS_Psat_ZW6_1.0, whole genome shotgun sequence genome includes the window atatatattttattaaaatttaattttaaatattgATTACAATCAAACGGTGGATGCTCTAAATACGTAAATGTGAAAAAATTTAAATGTAATTAATTCAATTTCATATTTATGTTGGTAATAAATGTATTACACGTCAAATCTATGCTTTATTACGACAGTAATTGCACACGAAAATTGCATTGTAATAATAAGAAAGATAACGTACACAAGAAAACAATCACCAACAAAACCCCTTTTTTTACAGTACCCGGTTTTCAAATGAGGTCACGTATATATAATAAACAAATTCACCTTCAACTTTTTTTCTTCCCTCTTTATTTTTTATTCCACCGTTTTTCACATTCCCTAAAATCTCCTCTTCCACCATGTCCTCCAGGTAAATCTTAACAACTTTTCTCGATCCTTTTCACTTTTTCTCGATTTCTGTGCTTCTCTTGTTGCTGCTGCTGCTTCAATTTCGCTGTTTTGTATGGTTTTCAATGTTTAGGTTTTTGTAGAGAGCGTTTCATGGTTTATGCTGTTTGATTATAGTTGATGGTTTCTTTATTGTATGCTGTTCTTGATGTACTCAAGCTCAACCATCTATTTGATCGTTTGAGTTTTTATTTATTGGAATTTTTGGTTGAAAATTAAGTGTATTCAGCTTTTTGAAATTCAGTTTTAGGgtttaatttattcattttttcaaattattatccTTGTGGACATGTCAGTGTCGGTGTCGTATTACCGGTGTCGACATGTCAGTGTCGGTATGATATTACTGGTGTCGGTATATCAGTGTCGTATTATCGGTGTCGGGTGTCTGTGCTTCGTAGGATTTTTTCTTCTGTAATTTAGTTACTTAAGTTTATGAATTGTTTCAGGGTTTGCAAGTTCTATGCCCGAGGGATATGTTTGAAAGGGGATCAATGTGATTTTTCTCATCAGAGAAAGGATACTCATCAAAGAAAGGATAATCCAGTTGATGTAAACTTTAATTCTgattttttctcttcatttttattgatcattgtgttttgtatttatatttttcttactagttttttttttttttttttgtatagAAACAGATTTGCTCCTATTATCAGAAAGGTTCTTGTGCTTATGGTAGTCGGTGCAGATATAAGCATGTCAAAGCTTCTCAAGCATCATCTTCGGCATCTTTGGTTCCAAATTGTGCTGTGGCTCACGGTGTTAAACTAGCACCGAGTTGGGTTCCGAAGGTTACAAGAGTTCCTCCTCCGCCTTGCAAGCATGGCGTAAGGAGTTTTCAACACAACCATCAGGACTCTAGCGATGTTGGTGAATCTAGTAGTACTGGTAGTACTAGTGCTAGACTGCATGGACATTTGTTTTGTAAATTTGCCGCGGCAAACTGTCCCTTTGGACATGGATGTTCTCGTGTTCATGGAAATCAATGTTTATACTGTAGAAAATATTGCTTGCATCCTAGTGATAGAAGAGAAAAAGAAAATCATTTGAAGACTTGTGACAAAAAGGAAAAGTACGTTCTGGCTTTGAAAAATAGCGAAGAAATAGAATGCAATGTTTGTCTCGAGCGTGTCCTTTCCAAACCCAAACCATCAGAACGGAAGTTTGGGTTGCTTCCAGAATGTGACCATGCTTTTTGTTTGTCATGTATCCGCAATTGGCGTAATAGTGCCCCAAGCTCTGAATTTGAAACGGGTAATAATATCAATACAGTTAGAACCTGCCCTGTTTGCCGCCAACTATCATATTTTGTCATTCCAAGTGGTATTTGGTATACTACAAAGGAAGAAAAACAGGAAATTATTGATAACTACAAGGCAAACTGCAGGTAATTTCACATATATTTACCGCTGTGTATGCTGAAAGAATTAAGCCTGAATGTTTTGTATTTGAATTTTGACTTTACCTTTTTTTTCCCTTTCAGATTGATTGATTGCAAACATTTCGAATCTGGTAATGGGAATTGTCCATTTGGGGCTAGTTGTTTTTACAAGGTACATCTCTCTTATGTCTCTTGCTTTCTTTTACATTTTTCTTGGTCGAGTTTGATCATGGTTGTTGACTACTATAAGTAAACATGACGTGTTTTTTGGGCGATAAATGCTTTCCACAGTGCTTTTCCTTTCTTTGTTGGATTATTTGTTGAAATTCAGCATGATGCCAAGGATAAGTTGTATGTTCTCTCCAAATCATTTTAGCTGTTGTTGTCTTATGTACATCTGGATTACAATATCTGCAACTCTACTTTTTTTCTTATCTTCAACCAGtatttcttattttattttattttttaaatttgtTTCTTGCCCCTTTATGGGGGACTTTACTCTAGACTATGGATTGATTGAAATTCCCCCTCCATTCAAATTAGAACTAGAGGCTTTAGCAATTTCTTTCAATAAATGCCGTTATAGAATGTAGAAATTTGAAGTAAATATCTGTCACCTCTCCAGCAGTGTTCATATATGACAAACCTCCCATTCAGTGAAAAATTATGTAAACTATCATAGGAAGATGATGTAGGCCTCTAAGGGAGGCATGCTTTGATTTTAACTACAATTTGTAAAAGAACTTAACGAAACGAAACAACTGGTAGTTTGCTTTAGTTTACAGTTTTTTCTCGCTGGGGATGTGGGTTAAGAAGTAGTTTCTTCAATCTTGTTTGGTAGTTTGTGCTATGCATTTCAATTTTAGATTTGTTTGACAATTTGTAAAAATGCGTTATTGGAAACCAAATTCAGATTAAAATGAATGCATGTTGTGGGTAAGAGTAGAAGTAGGTACTTAATGTTTAAGATGAGGTGTATTGAAGTTGTTATCTATGCAAGTATTGTTAGTATTGTAACATCACTGTCTTTTTTTTTACTGGCAAATATTAGCAAGTTAGTGATTGTGTTAGTTTCTAGGGTTTGAACCTTGAACTTAAAATTTCCTTCAATGTTCCTTAGCTCACCAACCTTACTTGGGAATCGCACTCTTGCTTTTCCATTTTGTTAAGCCAATGAATTATTGTAAACCATAATCAGATTAACAAATTTCTGGTAGCCAATGTGTAAAGCTTACAAGTGTTTATGTTGttattttatgaatattttttaaaaatgtcAGTATTCGAAACAATTACTGTCATATGCACATAACTATATCCAAACCCTTCCTGTTGTCATTACTACATGACATGAACAAAACAAAGACCATAGAGTGGGAATCAATGCCAATTGAGCTGTTTTGTGATGCATGAGCTGATGGTTAACTGGAAATGATACTAGACAGAGCTATGGCTTGTGCCCATATTCGAAATGCAGGCAAACCTGTGTTTTTGGGCCTTGAAATAGATCTGAGAATATAAGTATTTGATTCACATTGCTTGTTCAGTAGCTAGTTAGGATTAGTTATCCTTTAATGTTTTAATGATTTTCATATTTTTTACTTTCAGCATACAGTGAAGCCTGGCTCATACACATGGATACACCACAGGCCTCCACCTCAACGTAAACAAACCGATTTTGATATGTATGACATGTTGGACATGCTCAGTGAAGTCGATCTATCAAGCGGAGAATTTTATTCCATCATGAGGGACTCAGAATTTTTTGATGAGATGGATCCATTAGAGATGATGGCTTTATCAGATTCTCAGGCTGGTGGTTCGGTTCCCTGTTTGGGTCCTTTTGAGTCTGATGATGAGGGGGATAACTTCAATGTTTTTCGAATGGCTGCTATGTCAGAGGCCCTAGATAACTTGGATGATTTTGGCCCTGATGATTTTGGCCCAGATGATTTCGACCCAGATGATTTTGATGAATTGGATCCTATGGAGGCAGCCTTGATATCCATGATGATGCATTCCAATATTGATGAAGATAGTGAGGATGAGTATTAGATTTTCTTGGTTCATTTGATGCCTATATTTTAACAGTTTTTGGAGAGTTTCCTTTAAAATGTAACTTATCTTTTTTGATGAAAAATCATTTGGCAGGAACTTAGATTATCATTCTAGTTTGCGATTTGCTTAGAACTCGTGTCGTGTCTATATATCATATGCCATTTGAAGGTCGTGTGCTATTGAAGGAGTTTTGGCTTTAAGGGTTTTGTGTTGGATTTTGTGGCTCATGTAGCTATTTTGCTCAAGTGATGATGGAATAGGTAAAGTTTGGTTGAGTTTGAATCTAGTTAAAGTTTAGTAGCATCTACACTTCTCATTAATTATTAAATACATAAATTTAGTGTAGAATTTTTGTTGTATGCATTCAAACAGTGTGGTTACCGTGGATGAACTCTTACTGTATAATTACAATTCAATCATCCCTGAGTCCATTGAAGCATAGCCGATTATTCTCTTCTCTGAATTTTGACGAAGTTTTGTAAGTTTTATATATGGAGTGTAAGTAAGGTTTTCTTAAGGACAATGGAACTGAAAAGGTTTAGAGTGTAATAGCGTAATGTTAACGGTCAAAGTTGTCTTTTAGTTAATGACAATGGAAGTGAAGAGGTTTTGAAAACTCATGAATAGAGTTTAATCTTTAAGAATTGAGTTAAGAATGTTGAAGTATTTGATAGaaattattagatttaattattagatttaattcatatttaagtttgttagatattagatttaaatattagatttgattcatatttaagtttgttagaggcttataaatagggggtcaatcattgtaacttttaatcatgttttgtagccgtcattctcttaatagaatattcatcttttattctacctttgcaccaacaattggtatctagagctccggttcggattcattgggaaacacgggaaacacgagtgaacgtgaggtcttgtgtgtttgattttgattcttagattcgtgttgaatcttgaacaaaatctgatcagaattttaattctgtgggttgggaaacactgtgtgagaaatctgagtgtattgtgcaaggtagaaagatgaacggaaacggcaacatgaacaccaaacttccagtatttgacggtaaaaactggaatcgttggatgatccaaatgcgtgtactgttcggtgctcaagatgttctagatcttgtcactgatggttatgttccggtagcagcagatgcgacggatgaacagaaaaacgcgcagaaggaagtaaggaagaaggatcagaaagcattgttcttcattcatcaatgtgttgatgtaaatgtgtttgagaagattgcagattcaacgacagcaaaggctgcgtgggacacactggttagatgttatggtggtgacgcatcagtaaagaaggtgaagcttcagtccttgagaaagcaatatgagaatctcaacatgaagaataatgagaaagtttctgaatacatctccagagtgattctgatcactaatgagatgaaagcgtgtggagaaactctttctgaagaaacaatcatggagaaggtattgagatcccttacctctcaatttgattacattgtggtagcaatagaacattccaaagatctgagcaccatgagaattgaagagctgcagagcagtctagaagcgcaagagttgcgtttgactgaaagaacttctgaaagggaagtagagcagcaggctctgaaagcaacttctgataggaggtatcagaagcagtcagaagccaggagaagatctgatggtggtcagaagtcagaaagctcaacctctgatagacaaaagaatgctcagaagggaaaagagaagtatgacaagaagaaaatccaatgttactgctgtaagaagtttggtcattttgctagagactgttggtcaaacaaggagagaaaatcagaagaagcaaatatagccagaagttctgatgacgaatctgtgctattgatggcctctgaatctggtgatatggatctgatagactggtggtatatggacactggctgttcaaatcatcttactggaaacaagaaatggttggttgactttgactctgaaaagaggacaaagatcagatgtgctgatgacaaatatcttaatgcagaaggtatgggaaatgtcagagtgattctgaacaatgggaaaacagcattgattcagaacgtgtggtatgtacctggcatcagaagcaatctgatgagtgtgggacaattaattgagaaaggtttctcagttaccatgaaggacaatcttctgaagctgtatgactgcaatcagaagttgattatggagtcagaacagggaaggaatagaacattcaaggtgaatgtcagaactgcagactcagaatgtcttagtgcaacaagtgctgagaaggagagtgagctgtggcacagaagatttggtcatttgaatttcagaagcttaaaacatctgaattcaaagaagttggtacatggaattcctgcaattaagaagcctgaaaagtcatgcaaagtttgcatggaaggaaaacaaccacgattgccatttgcgtcagaaactgctccaagagcaaaacatgccttgggagttgtacattctgatgtgtgtggtccatttccagtagcatcgattggagggaataaatactttgtgttatttgttgatgaattcacaagaatgacatgggtatcccttattaagtttaaacacgaggtgtttgatgaattcaagaagttcagaatgaaggctgagaatcagagtggtcagaagttgaagattcttagaactgacggtggaggtgagtataactccaaagagttccagaagttctgtgaggagaatggaattgagcatgaggttactgctccttatacccctcaacacaatggtcttgctgaaagaagaaaccgcactttgcttgatatggtgagaagcatgctaaaggagaagaagcttcctcagaagctctggggagaagctgttgccaccgcaacgtatgtactcaaccgatgtcctacgaagaagttgaaggaaatagttccaatacagaagtggactggagataagcaaagtgttagtcatctgaaggtgtttggttctgtttgctataaacatgttccagaagccagaagacagaagctggatgatagaagcaaagtgatgattctgatagggtaccacagtacaggtgcatacaagctctattgtccagaaaccaataaaattgaattcagcagagatgtgattgtgaaggaatcagaagtttggaattgggataagtctcaatctgattctgatgttagaacttctgaagaaaggtcaaAGTTAAGAATTTCCGaggttggagtaaactctgacgttgattctgactctgatagtgatccagactctgatgttccagactctgatgttccagactctgatgatccagactctgatgatccagactctgatgacccagactctgatggtaatccagattctggtggcaattcagactctggaaatatgccagaccctgaagatggtcaaagtcctggaggaagtcaaccatctgaagctagaaactctgaagctcaagactctgaacaagttcagagaccacaaagaatcagaaacatccccagaagatatgcagaatttgacatgctgcaagacactgaagtagactctgaaggagaagttattcagtgtgccatgttagtagactctgaacccataagtacagaagaggctcttaagcagaagctctggctgaaggccatgaaagaagaacttgatgctatagagagaaacaagacatggaagctgacagaacttccaacagacaagaaagccatcagcgtcagatgggttttcaagcagaagttaaagccagatggttcaattggcaaacataaagcaaggttggtagccagaggatttctacagaaacctgagctggattactctgaagtgtttgcacctgtagcaagacatgaaacaatcagaatggtgattgcaatagctgctaacaggaattggcctctgatgcatttagatgtaaaatctgcatttctgaacggtccattagaagaagaagtttacgtgtcacaacctcctggatttgtgaaaaagaatcaggaagggatggtgtacagattatacaaagctctatatggattgaaacaagcgcccagagcttggaatctgaagattgattcatttttcaagaagcaaggctttcagaaatgtgagatggagtacggtgtctatgttcagcatacttctgaaggaaatatgactctggtatgtttatatgttgatgatatactgctgactggaagttctgaacaggagatagccaagttcaagaaagttctgatgaatgaattcgaaatgactgatctaggcaaaatgacatactttctagggatggaattcagatactctgagaaaggtattattttgcatcagctcaagtatgaattagaacttctgaagagatttgaactggagaa containing:
- the LOC127085553 gene encoding E3 ubiquitin-protein ligase makorin isoform X1 codes for the protein MSSRVCKFYARGICLKGDQCDFSHQRKDTHQRKDNPVDKQICSYYQKGSCAYGSRCRYKHVKASQASSSASLVPNCAVAHGVKLAPSWVPKVTRVPPPPCKHGVRSFQHNHQDSSDVGESSSTGSTSARLHGHLFCKFAAANCPFGHGCSRVHGNQCLYCRKYCLHPSDRREKENHLKTCDKKEKYVLALKNSEEIECNVCLERVLSKPKPSERKFGLLPECDHAFCLSCIRNWRNSAPSSEFETGNNINTVRTCPVCRQLSYFVIPSGIWYTTKEEKQEIIDNYKANCRLIDCKHFESGNGNCPFGASCFYKHTVKPGSYTWIHHRPPPQRKQTDFDMYDMLDMLSEVDLSSGEFYSIMRDSEFFDEMDPLEMMALSDSQAGGSVPCLGPFESDDEGDNFNVFRMAAMSEALDNLDDFGPDDFGPDDFDPDDFDELDPMEAALISMMMHSNIDEDSEDEY
- the LOC127085553 gene encoding E3 ubiquitin-protein ligase makorin isoform X2; the protein is MSSRVCKFYARGICLKGDQCDFSHQRKDTHQRKDNPVDICSYYQKGSCAYGSRCRYKHVKASQASSSASLVPNCAVAHGVKLAPSWVPKVTRVPPPPCKHGVRSFQHNHQDSSDVGESSSTGSTSARLHGHLFCKFAAANCPFGHGCSRVHGNQCLYCRKYCLHPSDRREKENHLKTCDKKEKYVLALKNSEEIECNVCLERVLSKPKPSERKFGLLPECDHAFCLSCIRNWRNSAPSSEFETGNNINTVRTCPVCRQLSYFVIPSGIWYTTKEEKQEIIDNYKANCRLIDCKHFESGNGNCPFGASCFYKHTVKPGSYTWIHHRPPPQRKQTDFDMYDMLDMLSEVDLSSGEFYSIMRDSEFFDEMDPLEMMALSDSQAGGSVPCLGPFESDDEGDNFNVFRMAAMSEALDNLDDFGPDDFGPDDFDPDDFDELDPMEAALISMMMHSNIDEDSEDEY